From Aminivibrio sp., the proteins below share one genomic window:
- the gspG gene encoding type II secretion system major pseudopilin GspG, which produces MRKRQRKRIGFTLVEVLVVVVILGLLAALVVPRVVGRGEDAKRTAAAVQIREIEQALEMYRLDSSLYPSTAQGLEALVTKPSIPPEPRKYREGGYLRKLPVDPWGSPFVYRCPGDHGEYDLFSLGADGEEGGDGPGKDITNWE; this is translated from the coding sequence ATGAGGAAAAGGCAGCGGAAACGGATAGGCTTTACGCTGGTGGAAGTGCTCGTGGTAGTGGTTATCCTCGGCCTGCTGGCGGCCCTCGTGGTGCCCAGGGTGGTTGGCCGGGGCGAGGATGCCAAGAGAACCGCGGCGGCTGTGCAGATCCGGGAGATCGAGCAGGCCCTGGAGATGTACCGGCTCGACAGCAGTTTGTATCCCTCCACGGCCCAGGGGCTGGAAGCCCTGGTGACGAAACCCTCCATTCCTCCCGAGCCGAGGAAGTACCGGGAGGGAGGCTACCTGCGGAAGCTCCCGGTGGACCCCTGGGGAAGCCCCTTCGTCTACCGGTGTCCCGGCGACCACGGAGAATACGACCTGTTCTCCCTGGGTGCCGACGGTGAAGAGGGAGGGGACGGCCCGGGGAAGGACATAACCAACTGGGAATAG
- a CDS encoding type II secretion system F family protein translates to MPAFRYTAYDETGTVRKGTVDAPSSLRAGELLAAQGLTAVDIAEATGRKTGRRRGFGLSYHALFCRGLSSYLKRGVPLAEALKFLGRHSSDRRVADACLHLHEGVQGGKRLSAVMEETGLFREDLLRIVESGERTSALPGVLEQAAALYSMQERQWRKIRSALTYPLAMTVIGFAVVLFLLTYVVPRLAELFADMGRALPLPTRILLGTAAFLREWWPVLVLVLLGFFFLARKRKWSVNLPFFRRIRENIALSLVMSHLKTLLSAGIPLVQALSMASSMDSRPERWVEAARLVKEGFRFDRALERLGTFPEETVYIIRIGEQGGDLPGAIGQVAEMNWEEARDGMEKAATLAEPLLVLFLGLAVGFVVIAVLLPIFDLSSLAG, encoded by the coding sequence GTGCCGGCCTTTCGCTACACGGCCTACGATGAAACCGGAACGGTGAGGAAAGGAACGGTGGATGCCCCGTCCTCCCTCAGGGCGGGGGAACTGCTCGCCGCCCAGGGACTCACGGCGGTGGACATCGCCGAGGCAACGGGGCGGAAAACCGGGCGGAGAAGGGGGTTCGGCCTCTCCTACCATGCCCTGTTCTGCCGGGGACTTTCCTCCTACCTGAAGCGGGGGGTTCCCCTCGCGGAAGCCTTGAAGTTCCTGGGCCGCCACTCGTCGGACCGGCGGGTGGCCGATGCCTGTCTTCATCTCCACGAAGGCGTGCAGGGAGGAAAGCGTCTCTCCGCCGTCATGGAGGAGACGGGGCTCTTCCGGGAAGACCTCCTGAGGATCGTGGAATCGGGCGAAAGGACGTCGGCCCTTCCCGGTGTCCTGGAGCAGGCCGCGGCGCTGTATTCTATGCAGGAGAGGCAATGGCGGAAGATCCGGTCCGCCCTCACCTATCCGCTGGCCATGACGGTCATCGGCTTCGCCGTGGTTCTCTTCCTGCTCACCTACGTGGTGCCCCGGCTCGCCGAACTGTTCGCCGACATGGGCCGGGCCCTGCCCCTCCCCACGAGGATTCTCCTGGGTACGGCGGCGTTTCTCCGGGAGTGGTGGCCGGTGCTGGTCCTTGTTCTGCTCGGGTTTTTTTTCCTGGCGAGGAAGAGAAAATGGTCCGTCAACCTTCCCTTTTTCCGGCGCATCCGGGAGAACATCGCCCTTTCCCTGGTGATGTCCCACCTGAAGACCCTGCTCTCCGCCGGGATCCCCCTGGTGCAGGCCCTCAGCATGGCTTCCTCCATGGACTCACGGCCGGAGCGGTGGGTGGAGGCCGCCCGGCTCGTGAAGGAGGGGTTCCGGTTCGACCGGGCCCTGGAGCGGCTTGGCACCTTCCCCGAGGAGACGGTGTACATCATCAGGATCGGCGAACAGGGCGGCGACCTGCCCGGCGCCATCGGCCAGGTGGCGGAGATGAACTGGGAAGAGGCCCGGGACGGCATGGAAAAGGCCGCCACCCTCGCCGAACCCCTCCTGGTGCTGTTCCTCGGACTGGCGGTGGGCTTCGTCGTCATCGCCGTCCTCTTACCCATATTTGACCTGTCCAGTCTCGCGGGGTGA